The nucleotide window GGTTACAGTTTATAGCAGTCACCGCCTAAATGAACGTGTAGAAAACCTACGAGAAATAATAGTTGAGCCGGAATTTCCTTTTTGGAAGCAGTGTATGTGAGATATTAGTTAAAAACTTAgacttaaataacaaaatattatttaataatcacATTATTGCTGATAAATCAAGTATTATAAGTTAACTATATGTCAACATTTACATTATGCAAACATATTTTCCAACTCTGAAATCAACTACTTCGGCAAGGAAAATGTGAAAACTCTCTGAAAACAATTGCGACATTCGCCATAGtaagatttcaaaaatatgaaattatagaaCTGAAAAATGGTTCGTCTAAAGCTAAAATCAGCTTGTGGTATCAGAGTATCTCGTTAGAAAGTAATTATAACTATCTCAACTCAAAATCATATATGTCTGGAATAACTCCCATATCACttttgtaacatttttatttaattttttatacattatatCCAGTATTAGAAGTGACTGGCAGTCAAGCAGGAGGCCTTCTTAAAGCAAGAGAACTCACTGAATGGACAATGCAAAAGTCGTTGGCCCATACAGGGGCCACCGCTGTTAATTATTTCTTGTCAAATGcatccttaaaaaaattacttaatttaccTATCAACGAGTTTGATTACGACTTGATTATTGTGGATTTATTCTACACTGAAGCCTTACTGGCAGTGGGACATTTCTACGGCAAGCCTACAATTGGTCTTTTAAgcacgaatttcgaaaattatatgGATCGTGTGTTGGAGCAAATGGTACCGACCACCTGTTCGCCTATCTGTTATGAAAACTACCAACCGGATGCAGGTTTTTGGAAACGTTTAGGGGTTATACGTAATTGTTTGTCGCGCCGGAATCAATTTACTAAAGATAATTGGGGAGCACAGGAATCGGTGATTCGAAAACATTTTGCACATTTTAAAGGTAAAACTACAATAATTCATACCTATGTGTCCATTGAATTGCATGCACGTGTAGTTTCGATGTTTTCACGTACTCAagtaacttttatttattaattttcataggTGTGAGCGATCTTAACATCGCGACGTTGCAGACTGAATTGTCAGTCTTGCTACTCAACAGTCACGTCCCATTATTAACGCCTCGACCGCTGCTGTTAAATACCATAACTGCTGGCGGTATGCACATACGACCACCACGTCAATTACCTTGGCTTCTTCGCCGCTTCCTGGATGAATCGCGAGCAGGCGTCGTCTACATGAATCTTGGTAATGAACAACTCTGTGCAGATATACCAACACATATAATGCAGTTACTCCTAAACTCACTGGGCAAACGAAAAGAGCGTGTGGTGTGGACCTGTCACGATCACTCGGCGTTGAAAGATTTACCTGCCAATATAATGGTCCAACATGCGGTAGCACAAGCAGATATATTGGCGCATCCTCATGTGAATGCATTTCTAATGAATGGTGATTTACTTAGTATGCAAGAAGGCATAATGCGACATGTGCCAATGATTGGTGTGCCTATATTCCGCAATGAAGTGCGCAACATGGAATTGGCAGTGCGACTCGGTGTTGGTGTTCATCTTAACTATGATAACTTAACGGAGACGTCACTCAGTTGGGCGCTACAGACGATCAAAGAAGACAGCAAATATCAGTTGACAATACGTCAGGTGGCTACTACTTTCCGAGATCGGCCGCTGGGTGCGGTGGAAACATGCATGTACTGGATGGATTATGTACTACGTCATCAGGGCGGAGCAGATTTGAAAACCCTTGGTGTTGGCATACCTTCCAGTCAATTACACCTTTTtgacttatttatttactattttgcgATTGCACTATTAAGTATAAGCGTACTAGCTGCTGCCTTTTATGGCATAATGATATTAATGAGAAAACGTGAAATAggaaaaatgtattcaaaactaagttaatatattgaaacagttcattaaatgcaaacaaagtTAAAACTTGTTCAAAATTGTTTgactaatttgttattatttggcTAACAAAGAGTAGTTCCCTTAGGTAAGTGCTTTCGATGGCTTTCGCAACACCCATGGTAACTCCTCAACCAATACTTCTTGCATCTTACC belongs to Zeugodacus cucurbitae isolate PBARC_wt_2022May chromosome 6, idZeuCucr1.2, whole genome shotgun sequence and includes:
- the LOC105221422 gene encoding UDP-glycosyltransferase UGT5 isoform X1, whose translation is MVISRIRDREPLICPNYEITTKIFIKMIFRVFFLSIIILYSVSWNLVVIDGAKILGLFAHPSESHFAVMRSLMMELAKREHNVTVYSSHRLNERVENLREIIVEPEFPFWKQLLEVTGSQAGGLLKARELTEWTMQKSLAHTGATAVNYFLSNASLKKLLNLPINEFDYDLIIVDLFYTEALLAVGHFYGKPTIGLLSTNFENYMDRVLEQMVPTTCSPICYENYQPDAGFWKRLGVIRNCLSRRNQFTKDNWGAQESVIRKHFAHFKGVSDLNIATLQTELSVLLLNSHVPLLTPRPLLLNTITAGGMHIRPPRQLPWLLRRFLDESRAGVVYMNLGNEQLCADIPTHIMQLLLNSLGKRKERVVWTCHDHSALKDLPANIMVQHAVAQADILAHPHVNAFLMNGDLLSMQEGIMRHVPMIGVPIFRNEVRNMELAVRLGVGVHLNYDNLTETSLSWALQTIKEDSKYQLTIRQVATTFRDRPLGAVETCMYWMDYVLRHQGGADLKTLGVGIPSSQLHLFDLFIYYFAIALLSISVLAAAFYGIMILMRKREIGKMYSKLS
- the LOC105221422 gene encoding UDP-glycosyltransferase UGT5 isoform X2, whose translation is MIFRVFFLSIIILYSVSWNLVVIDGAKILGLFAHPSESHFAVMRSLMMELAKREHNVTVYSSHRLNERVENLREIIVEPEFPFWKQLLEVTGSQAGGLLKARELTEWTMQKSLAHTGATAVNYFLSNASLKKLLNLPINEFDYDLIIVDLFYTEALLAVGHFYGKPTIGLLSTNFENYMDRVLEQMVPTTCSPICYENYQPDAGFWKRLGVIRNCLSRRNQFTKDNWGAQESVIRKHFAHFKGVSDLNIATLQTELSVLLLNSHVPLLTPRPLLLNTITAGGMHIRPPRQLPWLLRRFLDESRAGVVYMNLGNEQLCADIPTHIMQLLLNSLGKRKERVVWTCHDHSALKDLPANIMVQHAVAQADILAHPHVNAFLMNGDLLSMQEGIMRHVPMIGVPIFRNEVRNMELAVRLGVGVHLNYDNLTETSLSWALQTIKEDSKYQLTIRQVATTFRDRPLGAVETCMYWMDYVLRHQGGADLKTLGVGIPSSQLHLFDLFIYYFAIALLSISVLAAAFYGIMILMRKREIGKMYSKLS